A DNA window from Pseudomonas sp. B21-056 contains the following coding sequences:
- a CDS encoding sugar phosphate isomerase/epimerase family protein: MSDEAPFDTLANIARWAASQGYKAVQLPTLGSRYIDLARAADSQAYCDELKATCAAAGVEISELSTHLQGQLVAVHPAFDALFDDFAPAHLRGQPHARTEWAIEQLKLAARASQRLGLSAHATFSGALLWPYMYPWPQRPSGLVEQGFAELARRWLPILDCFEAAGVDLCYEIHPGEDLHDGASFERFLEAVAHHPRAAILYDPSHLLLQQMDYLGFIDRYHARIRMFHVKDAEFRPDARSGVYGGYQGWVDRPGRFRSLGDGQVDFKSIFSKLAQYDFSGWAVLEWECCLKDSQQGAAEGAAFIERHMISKTRKAFDDFAGVTADEASNRRLLGLQK; the protein is encoded by the coding sequence ATGTCCGATGAGGCGCCGTTCGACACCTTGGCGAACATCGCCCGGTGGGCGGCCTCACAAGGGTACAAAGCCGTTCAATTGCCGACCCTGGGCAGCCGCTACATAGACCTGGCCCGGGCCGCCGACAGCCAGGCCTATTGCGACGAACTCAAGGCCACCTGCGCAGCGGCCGGTGTCGAGATCAGCGAATTGTCGACGCACCTGCAAGGCCAACTGGTCGCGGTGCACCCGGCGTTCGACGCACTGTTCGACGACTTTGCCCCGGCCCATCTGCGCGGCCAGCCCCACGCCCGGACCGAGTGGGCCATCGAGCAGCTCAAGCTGGCGGCCCGGGCCAGCCAACGCCTGGGGCTCAGTGCCCATGCGACGTTTTCCGGCGCGCTGCTATGGCCCTACATGTACCCCTGGCCACAACGCCCGAGCGGGCTTGTCGAGCAAGGGTTCGCCGAACTGGCCCGGCGCTGGTTGCCGATTCTCGATTGCTTCGAGGCAGCCGGCGTCGACCTGTGCTACGAAATCCATCCCGGCGAAGACCTCCACGACGGCGCCTCGTTCGAGCGTTTCCTGGAAGCCGTCGCTCACCATCCGCGGGCGGCCATTCTCTACGACCCCAGCCATCTGCTGCTGCAACAGATGGACTACCTGGGGTTCATCGACCGCTACCACGCGCGCATCCGCATGTTCCACGTCAAGGACGCGGAGTTTCGCCCCGATGCCCGCTCCGGTGTGTATGGCGGCTACCAGGGCTGGGTGGATCGCCCCGGCCGGTTCCGTTCCCTGGGGGATGGGCAGGTCGATTTCAAATCGATCTTCAGCAAGCTGGCCCAATACGATTTCAGCGGTTGGGCGGTGCTGGAATGGGAATGCTGTCTGAAGGATTCGCAACAGGGCGCCGCCGAAGGGGCGGCGTTCATCGAGCGGCACATGATCAGCAAGACCCGCAAGGCGTTCGATGATTTTGCCGGGGTGACGGCGGATGAGGCGTCCAATCGGCGGCTGCTTGGGTTGCAGAAATAG
- a CDS encoding S-type pyocin domain-containing protein, with amino-acid sequence MTRQKDIPQVKNPPGGDGHYVTYRDMTPSELAEREAGQLKYEAMLDRQAAYEKERWTKVDKTLLPINGSVFAKSGKLPDGVIDYSNPNGYVPADLVRQYGDLVWLGGRRADASGTVPLKQIGAGAITASLGRLALGGTALEATGAAVSGTVVTGLLTGMVALLWPSSLGDSALYSEEQLHNLKQARSRMRLQIEQQADGSLKGYGFYTGQNRDWEMVDVVHLVPRAEHYVADLGDGIELIWTPAVDPSDTLGIPALEAAPQAPPIWIYPPTPMADSIIVDPIYPPEYRDFILVFPADSGVRPVYVVVSVRRAGNADHDYYSAPETEEITGFPNLKTAKKKTPKQAGAGLRERWTDLKGRTIYEWDSRHGELEAYRASDGSHLGAFNHETGHQVGPAKKNRNIKKYL; translated from the coding sequence GTGACACGTCAAAAAGACATCCCCCAAGTCAAGAACCCGCCCGGCGGTGATGGGCACTACGTCACCTATCGGGACATGACGCCCAGCGAATTGGCCGAGCGTGAAGCCGGACAATTGAAGTACGAAGCCATGCTTGACCGGCAGGCCGCCTATGAAAAGGAACGCTGGACCAAGGTCGATAAAACGCTACTGCCCATAAACGGCAGCGTATTCGCCAAGAGCGGCAAATTACCCGACGGTGTCATTGATTACAGCAACCCCAACGGCTATGTGCCGGCTGACTTGGTCAGGCAGTACGGCGACCTGGTCTGGCTCGGCGGCAGACGGGCTGACGCATCGGGGACTGTGCCCCTCAAGCAGATTGGCGCCGGCGCGATAACCGCGTCATTGGGCAGGCTTGCTCTCGGCGGCACCGCACTTGAGGCAACCGGGGCAGCAGTCAGTGGCACCGTCGTCACGGGTCTGTTAACCGGCATGGTTGCCTTGCTCTGGCCTTCCAGCCTGGGCGATAGCGCCCTTTACTCCGAAGAACAGTTACACAACCTGAAGCAGGCCCGCAGCCGCATGCGTCTGCAAATCGAGCAGCAGGCCGATGGCAGCCTCAAGGGCTATGGTTTCTATACCGGCCAGAACCGCGATTGGGAAATGGTCGACGTCGTTCACCTGGTTCCTCGCGCCGAGCACTACGTCGCTGACTTGGGCGACGGCATCGAGCTGATCTGGACGCCAGCCGTCGATCCGTCCGACACCTTGGGCATCCCTGCCCTGGAAGCGGCACCGCAGGCCCCTCCTATCTGGATTTATCCGCCGACGCCGATGGCCGACAGCATCATCGTCGATCCGATCTATCCGCCGGAGTACAGAGATTTCATTCTGGTGTTTCCGGCAGACTCGGGGGTTCGCCCTGTTTATGTAGTCGTCTCTGTAAGACGAGCAGGTAACGCTGACCACGATTACTATTCGGCCCCAGAAACCGAAGAAATCACGGGTTTCCCCAATCTCAAGACGGCAAAAAAGAAAACACCAAAACAAGCAGGAGCCGGGTTAAGAGAGAGATGGACTGATCTTAAAGGCAGGACAATCTACGAGTGGGACTCCAGACATGGGGAACTGGAAGCTTATCGAGCAAGCGACGGAAGTCATTTAGGGGCTTTTAATCACGAAACGGGACATCAGGTGGGCCCGGCCAAAAAAAATCGCAACATCAAAAAGTACTTGTGA
- a CDS encoding nucleoside permease, which produces MTTMNTRLSVMMFLQFFIWGGWFVTLGTFLSSTLGASGGQIGMAFSTQSWGAIIAPFVIGLIADRYFNAERILAVLHLLGAVLLYQLYSAQDFSGFYPFVLAYMVVYMPTLALVNSVAFRQMRDPALEFSRVRVWGTLGWIVAGVVISFVFAWDSREAITAGGLRNTFLMAAIASLVLGIYSFTLPATAPLKADAGGGVKQLLGLDALGLLKDRSYLVFFIASILICIPLAFYYQNANPFLAETGMTNPTAKMAIGQVSEVLFMLLLPLFIQRFGIKLALLVGMLAWALRYLLFAYGNNGDLAFMLFAGIALHGICYDFFFVSGQIYTDAKAPEHLRSSAQGLITLATYGLGMLIGFRVAGQVTDHFAEAGGHDWTSIWLFPAGFALLVFVCFLVAFSGRQAAAVPSKA; this is translated from the coding sequence ATGACCACGATGAACACACGCTTGAGCGTGATGATGTTCCTGCAGTTCTTTATCTGGGGCGGCTGGTTCGTCACCCTGGGGACCTTCCTTTCCAGCACCCTGGGCGCCAGTGGTGGGCAGATCGGCATGGCGTTTTCCACCCAGTCCTGGGGGGCGATCATCGCGCCGTTCGTGATCGGCCTGATCGCCGACCGCTACTTCAATGCCGAACGTATCCTGGCGGTGTTGCACCTGCTGGGCGCGGTGCTGCTGTATCAGCTGTATTCGGCGCAGGACTTCAGTGGGTTCTATCCGTTCGTGCTGGCGTACATGGTGGTCTACATGCCGACGCTGGCCCTGGTCAATTCCGTGGCGTTCCGCCAGATGCGCGATCCGGCGCTGGAGTTCTCTCGCGTGCGGGTGTGGGGCACCCTCGGCTGGATCGTCGCCGGCGTGGTGATCAGTTTTGTGTTCGCCTGGGATTCACGGGAAGCCATTACGGCGGGCGGCTTGCGCAATACCTTCCTGATGGCGGCGATTGCCTCGCTTGTCCTGGGCATCTACAGCTTCACGCTGCCGGCCACGGCGCCGCTCAAGGCTGACGCCGGCGGTGGCGTGAAACAACTGCTGGGCCTGGATGCCCTGGGGCTGTTGAAGGATCGCAGTTATCTGGTGTTCTTCATCGCTTCGATCCTGATCTGCATCCCGTTGGCGTTCTATTACCAGAACGCCAACCCGTTCCTGGCCGAAACCGGCATGACCAACCCGACGGCGAAGATGGCCATCGGGCAGGTGTCCGAGGTGCTGTTCATGCTGCTGTTGCCGCTGTTCATCCAGCGCTTCGGTATCAAGTTGGCACTGTTGGTGGGGATGCTGGCGTGGGCGTTGCGCTACCTGCTGTTCGCCTACGGCAACAACGGTGACCTGGCGTTCATGCTGTTCGCCGGCATTGCCCTGCATGGCATCTGCTACGACTTCTTTTTTGTCTCGGGGCAGATCTACACCGACGCCAAGGCGCCGGAGCACCTGCGCAGTTCGGCCCAAGGGCTGATCACCCTGGCGACCTATGGCCTGGGTATGTTGATCGGCTTTCGGGTGGCGGGGCAGGTCACCGATCATTTTGCCGAGGCGGGCGGTCATGACTGGACCAGCATTTGGCTGTTCCCGGCCGGGTTCGCGCTGCTGGTGTTCGTCTGCTTCCTGGTTGCCTTCAGCGGCCGGCAAGCGGCGGCCGTTCCTTCAAAGGCCTGA
- a CDS encoding DUF6124 family protein, which produces MFKVTPNPPEADSSAASYDKAADRALDYYLKPKPTEADSTSDQLFTVVNGIDTEVLLANLSETLASANAMTSDLAFELDGSRRHVALGIQQLIELGTLLANRALDNVDPR; this is translated from the coding sequence ATGTTCAAAGTAACTCCCAATCCGCCAGAAGCCGACTCCTCAGCCGCCTCGTACGACAAGGCTGCCGATCGTGCCCTTGACTACTACCTGAAACCTAAACCGACCGAGGCCGATTCGACATCCGATCAACTCTTTACTGTCGTTAACGGCATCGACACTGAAGTCCTGCTTGCCAATCTCAGCGAAACATTGGCCTCGGCCAATGCCATGACCAGTGACCTGGCATTCGAATTGGACGGCTCCCGACGGCACGTCGCCTTGGGTATCCAGCAACTGATTGAACTGGGCACATTGCTGGCGAACCGGGCGCTGGATAACGTCGACCCGCGTTAA
- a CDS encoding SMP-30/gluconolactonase/LRE family protein: METSQLINPADQGRRVFLKKSLVVSAAAATLGNLPGLAQAEPLSQRYPDPLINILDPSFMDLRIFNASVEKLATGLRWAEGPVWVGDGRYLLVSDIPNNRIVRWDEITGGLSVYRENSNFSNGMCRDRQGRLLVCEGSTTSSEGRRITRTEHNGTVTVLADSFEGKPFNSPNDIVCKRDGSVWFTDPPFQTGNNYEGHKVTPSQPHAVYRIDGETAKVTRVIDDLAGPNGLCFSPDEKILYVVEGRAKPNRLIWAITVKDDGTLGERRKHIEGLDYAALDGIKCDESGNLWCGWGGNGDPKADLEKLDGVRVFNPEGKAIGHISLPERCPNICFGGREGNRLFMASSHSLYSLFVNTRGATFA, translated from the coding sequence ATGGAGACCTCGCAACTCATCAACCCCGCCGACCAAGGCCGCCGGGTATTCCTGAAAAAATCCCTGGTGGTCTCGGCGGCTGCCGCCACCCTCGGGAACCTGCCCGGGCTTGCCCAGGCCGAGCCGTTGAGCCAGCGTTACCCGGATCCATTGATCAACATCCTCGACCCCAGCTTCATGGACCTGCGCATCTTCAACGCCAGCGTGGAAAAACTCGCCACGGGCCTGCGTTGGGCCGAAGGGCCGGTTTGGGTCGGCGACGGCCGCTACCTGCTGGTCAGCGACATTCCCAACAACCGCATCGTGCGTTGGGATGAAATCACCGGCGGCCTGTCGGTGTACCGCGAGAACTCCAATTTCTCCAATGGCATGTGCCGTGATCGCCAAGGGCGGTTGCTGGTGTGCGAAGGCTCCACCACTTCGAGCGAGGGCCGGCGCATCACCCGTACCGAGCACAACGGCACCGTCACCGTGCTGGCGGACAGTTTCGAAGGCAAACCTTTCAACTCGCCCAACGACATCGTGTGCAAGCGCGACGGTTCGGTCTGGTTCACCGACCCACCGTTCCAGACCGGCAACAATTACGAAGGACACAAGGTCACGCCTTCCCAGCCCCACGCGGTGTACCGGATCGACGGCGAAACCGCCAAGGTGACCCGGGTGATCGACGACCTGGCGGGGCCGAACGGCCTGTGTTTCTCTCCGGACGAGAAGATTCTCTATGTGGTGGAGGGCAGAGCCAAGCCCAACCGTCTGATCTGGGCAATCACGGTCAAGGACGACGGTACGCTGGGCGAGCGGCGCAAGCACATCGAAGGCCTGGACTACGCCGCCCTCGATGGCATCAAGTGCGACGAAAGCGGCAACCTCTGGTGCGGCTGGGGTGGCAACGGTGACCCCAAGGCAGACCTGGAAAAGCTCGACGGCGTACGGGTGTTCAACCCGGAAGGCAAAGCCATCGGGCACATTTCCCTGCCGGAACGCTGCCCTAATATCTGCTTCGGCGGACGGGAGGGTAATCGCTTGTTCATGGCCAGCAGCCATTCGTTGTATTCGCTGTTCGTGAATACCCGGGGGGCGACGTTTGCCTGA
- a CDS encoding Gfo/Idh/MocA family protein: protein MNPVAPKIRLGFVGGGEGAFIGQAHRQAAGLDGGFELVCGAFSRDARNNRQTGATLGLAASRCYSDWQQLLDAEAALPADQRMELLVIVTPNHLHAPIAVQALKVGFHVFSEKPAALNLPELLALKDVLQGSGRLYGLAHTYLGYPMVWQAREMVRTGVIGTVRKVLVEYPQGWLSQDVAGQGNKQAGWRDDPQQSGLGGCIGDIGTHAFSLAEFVTGQRVEQLCAALGTHIPGRQLDDDAAMLLRMSDGVSGVLIASQVCAGEENPLKIRVYGDKGALEWRQEEPSSLIHRALDKPLGTLRSGVGQPWLCEAATRRMRLPAGHPEGYLEAMANLYGDFARAIRERIEGPDAPGVPGIETGLRGMAFIEAAIINHRGEAKWTALKTGESLL from the coding sequence ATGAATCCTGTGGCACCGAAAATAAGACTGGGTTTCGTGGGCGGTGGAGAGGGCGCTTTCATCGGTCAGGCCCATCGTCAGGCCGCGGGCCTGGACGGCGGTTTCGAGTTGGTGTGCGGCGCGTTCAGCCGCGATGCCCGCAACAATCGGCAAACCGGCGCCACCCTGGGGCTGGCCGCTTCCCGCTGCTACAGCGACTGGCAGCAGTTGTTGGACGCTGAAGCGGCATTGCCTGCGGACCAGCGCATGGAGCTGCTGGTCATCGTCACCCCCAACCACTTGCACGCACCGATTGCCGTCCAGGCGTTGAAGGTGGGCTTTCATGTGTTCAGCGAAAAGCCCGCGGCGTTGAACCTGCCTGAGCTGCTCGCGCTCAAGGATGTGCTGCAAGGCAGCGGCCGCCTGTATGGCCTGGCCCACACGTACCTGGGGTATCCCATGGTCTGGCAGGCGCGGGAGATGGTGCGCACGGGCGTGATCGGCACGGTGCGCAAAGTGCTGGTCGAGTACCCCCAGGGTTGGCTCAGCCAGGACGTCGCCGGGCAGGGCAACAAACAGGCCGGCTGGCGCGATGATCCCCAGCAGTCCGGCCTGGGCGGCTGCATCGGCGACATCGGCACACACGCATTTTCCCTGGCAGAGTTCGTGACCGGGCAGCGCGTCGAACAGCTCTGCGCGGCATTGGGCACCCATATTCCGGGCCGGCAACTGGACGACGACGCCGCGATGCTGTTGCGCATGAGTGATGGCGTCAGCGGTGTGTTGATCGCCAGCCAGGTCTGCGCCGGTGAAGAGAACCCGTTGAAGATTCGCGTCTACGGCGACAAGGGCGCCCTGGAGTGGCGTCAGGAGGAACCGTCGAGCCTGATCCATCGCGCTCTCGATAAACCCCTGGGCACCCTGCGTAGCGGTGTCGGCCAGCCGTGGTTGTGCGAGGCCGCCACCCGCCGCATGCGCCTACCGGCCGGGCACCCCGAAGGTTATCTGGAAGCCATGGCGAACCTCTACGGCGATTTCGCCCGGGCCATTCGCGAACGGATCGAGGGCCCCGATGCGCCTGGCGTACCCGGCATCGAAACCGGCTTGCGCGGCATGGCGTTCATCGAGGCGGCCATTATCAATCATCGTGGCGAGGCGAAGTGGACCGCGCTGAAAACCGGAGAGTCGCTGCTGTGA
- a CDS encoding CAP domain-containing protein: protein MRHSVRSSRFVSLCLLPLLPLFTNPAHARGEGQLLDAINDYRSQSRRCEWRTVRASPPLALRSRLALPIGFRDGLRETLKDAGYQARAVRSIRLTDARDAEEAFDRLADEHCAALLDNQYADIGINRVGDEWRVVLAQPMGGAPVSDASSANKALLAQVNAARAKSRLCGRQRFAAARPLSWNAALGSAAQGHSQAMARGNYFAHRDPDGRSVADRAKGAGFRGRKIGENIAAGQGSPNQAMQDWLASPGHCANLMNPMFTQVGAAYATDSRSDAGVYWTMVFGAP from the coding sequence ATGCGCCACTCTGTTCGCTCCAGCCGTTTCGTTTCGCTCTGCCTGCTCCCCTTGCTTCCCCTGTTCACCAACCCTGCCCACGCTCGAGGCGAAGGGCAACTGCTGGACGCCATCAACGACTACCGCAGCCAGTCCCGCCGCTGTGAATGGCGCACGGTGCGGGCTTCCCCGCCCTTGGCGCTGCGCTCGCGCCTGGCCTTGCCGATCGGCTTTCGTGACGGTTTGCGGGAAACCTTGAAGGACGCCGGTTATCAAGCCCGGGCCGTGCGCAGCATCCGCCTGACGGATGCACGAGATGCCGAAGAGGCTTTCGACAGGTTGGCGGACGAGCACTGCGCCGCCCTGCTGGACAACCAGTACGCCGACATCGGCATCAACCGGGTCGGTGATGAGTGGCGGGTGGTCCTGGCACAGCCCATGGGCGGTGCACCGGTCAGCGACGCCTCATCCGCAAATAAGGCGTTGCTCGCCCAAGTCAACGCGGCAAGAGCCAAGTCGCGCCTGTGCGGCCGCCAACGCTTTGCCGCCGCCCGGCCACTGAGCTGGAACGCCGCACTCGGATCAGCCGCCCAGGGACACAGCCAGGCAATGGCCCGCGGCAACTACTTCGCCCATCGCGACCCGGACGGCCGCTCGGTCGCTGATCGAGCCAAAGGTGCCGGCTTTCGTGGCCGCAAGATCGGCGAAAACATCGCCGCCGGCCAAGGCTCACCGAACCAGGCCATGCAAGACTGGCTCGCCAGCCCGGGGCACTGCGCCAACCTGATGAACCCGATGTTCACCCAAGTGGGCGCCGCGTATGCCACTGATTCGCGCAGCGACGCGGGGGTGTATTGGACGATGGTGTTTGGCGCGCCTTGA
- a CDS encoding EamA family transporter, translating to MTRPTAASDTPAPFPRHLAVLVLLCMGCAFAGNHVAARVAFDDGAGVLLAILMRSGGTLLVLALMVLWQRQGLRLPPGAWRWQLLLGLLIGTQSLCLYSAVARVPVALALLVGNVFPILLALLTWALGGPRPTARTAALMGMILLGLVFVLEVPARLSSGQNVGSQWLVGVGLAFCAACAFACALWITDHKLSQVRGSVRSLLTIFIVFSSVNLAGLSGALPGGFSLPATSTGWFALATLVALYGTGFIVLFISVPRLDMPRNAPVMNVEPLATLLIGWLVLDQMLSPGQILGGTIVVAGIVLLTYHKVERVEAPVAGAAGHN from the coding sequence ATGACCCGCCCCACCGCCGCATCGGACACCCCCGCTCCGTTTCCACGCCACCTCGCCGTGCTCGTGCTGCTGTGCATGGGCTGCGCCTTCGCCGGCAACCATGTCGCGGCGCGGGTGGCGTTCGACGATGGCGCCGGTGTGCTGCTGGCGATCCTGATGCGTTCGGGTGGAACCCTGCTGGTGCTGGCCTTGATGGTGCTATGGCAGCGCCAGGGCCTGCGCCTTCCACCAGGCGCCTGGCGCTGGCAGTTGCTGCTCGGGCTGTTGATCGGCACCCAGAGTCTTTGTCTTTATTCCGCCGTGGCGAGGGTACCGGTGGCTCTGGCACTGCTGGTGGGGAATGTGTTCCCGATTCTGCTCGCGCTGTTGACCTGGGCACTGGGCGGACCACGTCCCACCGCGCGCACCGCCGCGCTGATGGGGATGATTCTGCTGGGCCTGGTGTTCGTACTGGAAGTGCCGGCGCGGTTATCGTCCGGACAGAACGTCGGCTCGCAATGGCTGGTGGGCGTCGGCCTGGCCTTCTGCGCGGCTTGTGCATTCGCCTGCGCGCTGTGGATCACCGATCACAAGCTGTCCCAAGTGCGCGGCTCGGTGCGCAGCCTGCTGACGATCTTCATTGTGTTCAGCAGCGTCAATCTCGCCGGCCTGAGCGGCGCCCTCCCCGGCGGCTTCAGCCTGCCGGCCACCAGCACCGGCTGGTTCGCCCTGGCAACCCTGGTGGCGCTCTACGGCACCGGGTTCATCGTGCTGTTCATCTCCGTGCCGCGCCTGGACATGCCGCGCAATGCCCCGGTGATGAACGTCGAACCGTTGGCCACGCTGCTGATCGGCTGGCTGGTGCTGGACCAGATGCTCAGCCCCGGTCAGATACTCGGTGGCACTATCGTGGTGGCTGGGATCGTACTGTTGACGTATCACAAGGTTGAACGGGTCGAGGCGCCTGTGGCCGGAGCGGCTGGGCACAATTGA
- a CDS encoding LacI family DNA-binding transcriptional regulator has translation MSNIREVARLAGVSVATVSRTLKSPERVLPETRDRVNAAVEQAGYRPNLMAVQFRSRRTGNLVILVPAIANTFFARVISGAQQAAQAAGYRLLLCDTQGREEVEREFAALVYAHQADGVIQLRASNPFASLPPGAEALPLVNACEVVKGADYPTISLDNRAAAQAMTEHLIGLGHRRIGIIKGPRSSPLTLDRVAGYEDALRQAGLAVDPSLICHGDFTLSAGYDGAGTMLALAERPSALFCENDEMAIGALKRIKASGLRVPEDISLVGFDDIPFAAYCDPPLTTISQPAETFGRRAVEMLIALIEKKPIAERRVVLPFELTVRGSTATHSSE, from the coding sequence TTGTCCAATATCCGTGAAGTGGCCCGGCTGGCCGGCGTGTCGGTGGCTACGGTTTCCAGAACGCTGAAATCCCCGGAACGGGTACTGCCCGAGACGCGGGACAGGGTCAACGCGGCAGTGGAACAGGCCGGCTATCGTCCGAACCTGATGGCCGTGCAGTTTCGCTCCCGTCGCACCGGCAACCTGGTGATCCTGGTGCCGGCCATCGCCAACACGTTCTTCGCCCGGGTCATCAGCGGTGCCCAGCAGGCCGCCCAGGCCGCGGGTTATCGACTGTTGTTGTGCGACACCCAGGGCCGGGAAGAGGTCGAGCGGGAATTCGCCGCGCTGGTCTATGCACATCAGGCCGATGGCGTGATCCAGTTGCGCGCCAGTAATCCTTTCGCATCGCTCCCACCGGGTGCCGAAGCCCTGCCGCTGGTCAACGCCTGCGAAGTGGTCAAGGGTGCCGACTATCCCACCATCAGCCTCGACAACCGCGCCGCCGCCCAAGCCATGACCGAGCACCTGATCGGCCTCGGCCACCGTCGCATCGGCATCATCAAGGGCCCCCGCAGCAGCCCGTTGACCCTGGACCGCGTGGCCGGTTACGAGGACGCCTTGCGCCAGGCCGGCCTGGCCGTTGACCCGAGCCTGATCTGCCACGGCGACTTCACCTTGAGCGCCGGGTACGACGGCGCCGGTACGATGCTGGCGCTGGCCGAGCGTCCCAGCGCGCTGTTCTGTGAAAACGACGAGATGGCCATCGGCGCCCTCAAGCGCATCAAGGCGTCAGGGTTGCGAGTGCCTGAGGATATTTCCCTGGTGGGCTTCGATGACATCCCGTTCGCGGCGTATTGCGATCCGCCGCTGACCACCATTTCGCAACCTGCCGAGACTTTTGGCCGCAGGGCTGTCGAGATGCTGATCGCGCTGATCGAGAAGAAGCCCATTGCCGAACGGCGGGTGGTGTTGCCGTTTGAGTTGACGGTGCGGGGCAGTACGGCAACGCACTCAAGCGAGTAG